One stretch of Narcine bancroftii isolate sNarBan1 chromosome 8, sNarBan1.hap1, whole genome shotgun sequence DNA includes these proteins:
- the LOC138741782 gene encoding uncharacterized protein — protein sequence MLIVTMDFYCLCLNISVSLTSILTNIYVNMLHGHQHMYPKDKCLAYCSTHSTPMSVAGHNPNAIYKFAGDPTVVVRITDGDKKVFRREMDQPVGWCNDNNLALNISKDLNLNFRRKSGELDPVLIEGSVVDRVKNFKFLGVNIFKDLSWSLHVDEIKKKDHQQLDFVRCLRQFCRSLKTLVDIYRWTVESSQAGCITAWYRGANSQDKNKLQRVVNLQHHGHQTPLHRGHRHEVVSQESSLYRQGSPPTTPPPRPCPLHSAAIGKEVQEPEDELPAAQGRLLPLRHQIPERATTPRHSLTFRALLF from the coding sequence ATGTTAATAGtgaccatggacttttactgtttatgtcttaatatttcagtgagtttaacttctattctaactaatatttatgtaaatatgctccatggtcatCAACACATGTACCCCAAGGATAAgtgcttagcctactgctctactcactctacacccatgtctGTGGCCGGgcacaatcccaatgccatctacaagtttgctggtgACCCCACGGTTGTCGTCAGAATCACAGACGGCGACAAGAAAGtgttcaggagggagatggatcagcccgttggatggtgtaatgacaacaaccttgcgctcaacatcagcaaagatCTGAatctgaacttcaggaggaagtcaggggaactcgacccagtcctcatcgaggggtcagtagtggacagggtcaagaacttcaaattcttgggtgtcaacatcttcaaggatctgtcctggagcctccacgtcgatgaAATCAAAAAGAAAGATCaccagcagctagactttgtgaggtgtctgaggcagttctgcaggtcactgaaaactcttgtggacatctacaggtggactgtggagagcagtcaggctggttgcatcactgcctggtacagaggcgccaactctcaggacaagaataaactccagagggttgttaacctgcaacatcacgggcaccagactccactccatcgaggacatcgacatgaggtggtgtctcaagaaagcagcctttatcgtCAAggatccccccccaccaccccaccacccagaccatgccctcttcactctgctgccattgggaaggaggtccaggagcctgaagacgagctcccagcggcacaaggtcggcttctccccctccgccatcagattcctgaacgggcCACGACCCCCAGACAcagcctcacttttcgtgcactattattttaa